A genome region from Perca fluviatilis chromosome 20, GENO_Pfluv_1.0, whole genome shotgun sequence includes the following:
- the clec14a gene encoding C-type lectin domain family 14 member A produces MKSWFCWILMLFRNVSTDPAPHYSVHRTLVSFDQAAELCSPAGVLTTLATEQEVTNVLKAVATAPHRGEFTFWVGLRKLKDECVVPTLPLRGFKWTKDGSEESQVSRWAEEPKYTCTSARCAVLKGELDGLNVTRWGLIPVSCRTGNNYICKLTNAEQKPNQQKPDPEPERTSPGATEPDTQPTKAQPGPGSQRELATTEPSKPAKDATQQLDMKPKTTPELQGSGSDPVVGSDSCQPPHIPRARSISLDLANSSKILVECWSSSAPLELRCSGWPAVWRLPDDSPANFIDICASCDAGFQKDASGNCVDVDECSVGGGGGPCKHSCQNTAGSYRCFCSDQSGNLLSEDSPECAEVATSGVLMVALAAVAALVVLVVVVLVMVKCCLMRQSKKRAMKKAEKMAMESKDSFETDNEKAAT; encoded by the exons ATGAAGTCCTGGTTCTGCTGGATTCTGATGCTGTTCAGAAATGTGTCGACTGACCCAGCTCCACACTACTCCGTCCACCGCACGCTGGTCAGCTTCGATCAGGCCGCAGAGCTCTGTTCCCCCGCCGGCGTCCTTACCACGCTCGCCACAGAGCAGGAAGTCACTAATGTCCTGAAGGCGGTGGCCACGGCTCCACATCGCGGCGAGTTCACCTTCTGGGTCGGGCTGAGGAAGCTGAAGGACGAGTGTGTGGTTCCCACGCTGCCGCTGAGAGGATTCAAGTGGACAAAGGATGGCAGCGAGGAATCTCAG GTGAGCCGCTGGGCCGAGGAACCCAAGTACACCTGCACGTCGGCTCGCTGTGCGGTGCTGAAGGGCGAGCTGGACGGGTTGAATGTGACACGCTGGGGTCTGATCCCCGTCTCATGCAGGACTGGTAACAACTACATCTGTAAACTCACAAATGCTGAACAAAAGCCTAATCAGCAGAAACCTGATCCTGAACCAGAACGAACTTCACCTGGAGCCACTGAACCTGATACACAACCTACTAAAGCACAACCTGGTCCTGGTTCTCAGCGAGAACTGGCTACAACAGAACCATCTAAACCTGCTAAAGATGCAACACAACAACTGGACATGAAGCCTAAAACTACACCTGAGCTGCAGGGTTCTGGTTCTGATCCGGTGGTGGGGTCGGACTCCTGTCAGCCCCCCCACATCCCCCGCGCCCGCTCCATCAGTCTGGACCTGGCGAACAGCAGCAAGATCCTGGTGGAGTGCTGGTCGTCGTCTGCACCGCTGGAGCTGCGTTGCTCGGGCTGGCCGGCAGTGTGGCGTCTGCCGGACGACTCGCCCGCCAACTTCATCGACATCTGCGCGTCGTGTGATGCTGGCTTCCAAAAAGACGCTTCAGGAAACTGCGTGGACGTGGACGAGTGCAGCGTTGGCGGCGGCGGCGGTCCATGCAAACACAGCTGCCAGAACACGGCGGGCTCCTACAGATGCTTCTGCTCTGACCAGAGCGGGAATCTACTCAGCGAGGACTCGCCAGAGTGCGCCGAAGTGGCCACGAGCGGTGTCCTCATGGTGGCGTTGGCTGCCGTTGCAGCCCTGGTGGTGTTAGTGGTGGTTGTCCTGGTGATGGTGAAGTGCTGCCTGATGAGGCAGTCGAAGAAACGTGCCATGAAGAAGGCAGAGAAGATGGCAATGGAGAGCAAGGATTCATTTGAAACAGACAATGAGAAGGCGGCAACATGA